In Chryseobacterium lactis, a single genomic region encodes these proteins:
- a CDS encoding N-6 DNA methylase — protein MGFSKKLHLQQNIYALRIAFKLEKEKRQASVGERLPMMQYSGFGGLKFVLNPIASALDINNWRKTEHELFPVTQELLQLLKENSEDDKQYRRYVDSMKSSVLTAFYTPPEVIDAISAAFRDSGLHIRKFLEPSAGIGSFIQSFSANTKADVTAYEKDLLTGKILKQLYPESNIRIGGFEEISEREQNNYDVIASNIPFGDTSVFDLTYSRSKDSAKVQAARSIHNYFFLKGADMLREGGLLAYITSQGILNSPKNEPIRRALMQQNNLVSVVRLPNNLFTDYAGTEVGSDLIVLQKNTAKQGLNEREELFCQSKQTEYNTPGNALFSDNTRIVHTDRKLDTDPYGQPALIYFHRDGTSGIAKDLKQMLNEDFGKHLNLNLYLGERNEEPVIQIPIEPKVTPPVIEPVIIQKGIPSLSAQVAHRESPPELKQLSIFDLFDTTDEPVAVLAPPKRTTSIKRQSTNKRRGAIGRQPDLFSSAMQQPYTTSITNKAVNGTPSNDGKKQETIGDLFSGVNGSSQPVKAAIPEVAPYSGELQSFHRNDCLAMDKGWVGHLQEVDTAEGNAIFHPLQLPSLQRARAEAYIEVRDVYQHLYTNEAQYQVEQKEERENLNRLYDAFVKRYGNLNNADNIKLIKTDSSGKEMPYLERVIGGVVHKADIFSRPVSFSTVTIAIDNPEEALAATLNKYGSVDLAYMSEISGMNADALKEALHGRIYYNPLQKGYEIAERWTAGNVVEKAEEVRSYIENNPEDTEAKTSLNVLEEARPRRIEFEELDFNLGERWIPTGIYARFASHLFDADVNVYYSESSDDFSVKCHQGNMHIWEKYAVKSESRTFDGIALLKHALVNTTPDITKKMRVGDQEVKVRDMEAIQMANTKIDEIRTAFTDWLHAQNDQFKNRLTDQYNDTFNCFVRPNYDGNHQDFPGLDRKALGIEDLYSSQKDTVWMIKLNNGAICDHEVGAGKTLVMCTAAQEMKRLGLAHKPMIIGLKSNVHEIAEAYRTAYPHAKILFPGKEDFTPQKRLRIFGDIKNNDWDCVILTHDQFGMIPQSPEIQKEILEIELDSVERNLDALQSQGKEVTRGMLAGVIKRKENLEVKLKTLEHDIENRKDDVVDFKMMGIDHLFVDESHQFKNLMFNTRHTRVAGLGNIDGSLKAMNLLFAIRTIQDRTNADMGATFLSGTTISNSLTELYLLFKYLRPRAMEKQGIHSFDAWAAIYARKTTDYEFSVANNIVAKERFRYFIKVPELAQFYSEITDYRTAKDIGIDRPVKNEVLYNIPPTPDQEVFIKKLMDFAKTGNAELLGRAPLSQSEEKAKMLIATDYARKMSLDMRMVSGRYDDHPDNKASHCAANIAKYYNQYNTQKGTQFVFSDLGTYKPGEWNVYSEIKRKLVEDHGIPAHEVRFIQEAKSDKQRKELIKGMNEGKIRVLFGSTSMLGTGVNAQKRAVAIHHLDTPWRPSDLAQRDGRAIRKGNEIAKFFADNQVDVIIYAVEKSLDSYKFNLLYNKQLFIDQLKTNNLGKRTIDEGSMDEKSGMNFSEYVAILSGNTDLLDKAKLEKQIAGLESEKQAFNRSKFSAKYKLQDYTEMLESTQSRLHRMSLDWDNLQGRLQKREDGTVANPVLLEGLPPNADMKQIGTKLNQLADNARTGGQYEEIGTLYGFTLLVKTEMSEKEGVDIRVNRFLVQGEGNIKYTYNNGIMAKEPETASMNFLRALEKLPGYVKQEQEKIAEIKKDLPILQEVVDGTWSKENRLGELKTELAAVERKIQLSIMPEPKEEPVEAQEEKQKEASSVSEDILRTKGVHLPKGVL, from the coding sequence ATGGGCTTCAGTAAAAAGCTACATCTCCAACAGAATATCTATGCCCTGCGAATTGCTTTTAAACTGGAAAAGGAGAAACGGCAAGCCTCCGTAGGGGAAAGACTGCCAATGATGCAATACAGCGGATTTGGCGGTCTTAAATTCGTACTGAACCCTATAGCCAGCGCATTAGACATTAATAATTGGAGAAAGACCGAACACGAGCTTTTCCCTGTTACGCAGGAACTTCTCCAGCTGCTCAAAGAAAATTCCGAAGACGACAAGCAATACCGCAGGTATGTGGATAGTATGAAAAGTTCTGTGCTCACGGCTTTTTATACACCTCCTGAGGTAATAGATGCAATTTCTGCCGCTTTTAGAGACAGCGGCCTGCACATCCGCAAATTCCTCGAACCTTCGGCGGGTATCGGTTCATTTATACAATCTTTTTCAGCGAATACAAAAGCAGATGTTACTGCTTACGAAAAGGATCTGCTCACCGGCAAGATTTTAAAGCAGCTATATCCCGAAAGCAATATTCGTATAGGAGGCTTTGAGGAAATTTCCGAAAGGGAACAAAACAACTATGATGTTATAGCCAGCAATATTCCTTTTGGCGACACCTCGGTATTCGACCTTACCTATTCCAGAAGCAAGGACAGTGCGAAGGTACAGGCAGCCCGAAGCATACACAATTACTTTTTTCTGAAAGGCGCTGATATGCTCCGTGAGGGCGGTTTGTTAGCTTACATCACTTCACAGGGTATTCTGAACAGCCCGAAGAACGAACCGATACGCAGGGCTTTGATGCAACAAAACAACCTGGTTTCAGTTGTTCGATTACCTAATAATCTGTTTACTGATTATGCCGGGACAGAGGTTGGCAGTGACCTGATTGTCCTGCAAAAGAATACGGCTAAACAAGGCCTTAACGAAAGGGAAGAACTATTTTGCCAAAGTAAGCAGACCGAATACAATACGCCTGGCAATGCACTGTTTTCAGACAATACACGGATTGTACATACAGACCGCAAACTGGATACAGACCCTTATGGACAGCCAGCGCTCATCTATTTCCATAGAGATGGCACCAGCGGAATTGCCAAGGACCTCAAACAGATGCTTAATGAAGATTTTGGAAAGCACCTTAACTTGAATTTGTACCTAGGCGAACGGAACGAAGAGCCGGTGATACAAATTCCTATTGAACCAAAGGTTACACCGCCGGTTATTGAACCCGTAATCATCCAAAAGGGAATACCATCTCTGTCTGCACAGGTAGCTCATCGTGAAAGTCCACCGGAACTTAAACAACTGAGCATTTTCGACCTTTTTGACACTACGGACGAACCGGTAGCAGTTCTTGCTCCGCCCAAACGGACCACATCAATCAAAAGGCAAAGCACCAACAAAAGAAGAGGTGCAATAGGTCGCCAGCCTGACCTTTTCAGTAGTGCAATGCAGCAACCATACACAACTTCCATTACCAATAAAGCAGTTAATGGAACGCCATCTAACGATGGCAAAAAGCAGGAAACTATCGGAGATTTGTTTTCAGGTGTAAACGGAAGCAGCCAGCCTGTTAAAGCAGCTATTCCCGAAGTTGCCCCGTATAGTGGCGAACTGCAATCGTTCCACCGTAATGATTGCCTTGCCATGGATAAAGGTTGGGTCGGTCACTTGCAAGAAGTGGATACCGCAGAAGGAAACGCCATATTTCATCCCTTGCAACTACCCAGCTTGCAAAGAGCAAGAGCTGAAGCATATATCGAAGTCCGTGATGTGTACCAGCACCTTTACACTAACGAGGCACAGTATCAGGTCGAACAAAAGGAAGAAAGGGAAAACCTGAACCGCCTTTATGATGCTTTTGTCAAAAGGTATGGCAACCTTAACAATGCAGATAATATTAAGCTCATTAAAACAGATAGTTCGGGTAAGGAAATGCCTTACCTGGAACGTGTAATCGGTGGCGTTGTACACAAAGCGGATATCTTTAGCCGACCTGTAAGCTTTTCGACAGTAACCATAGCAATTGACAATCCTGAAGAAGCCTTAGCAGCCACGCTCAATAAATATGGAAGTGTGGATTTGGCGTATATGTCCGAAATCAGCGGTATGAACGCTGACGCCCTGAAAGAAGCCTTACATGGCCGCATTTATTACAATCCTTTGCAAAAGGGATACGAAATAGCCGAACGCTGGACTGCGGGGAACGTTGTAGAGAAAGCTGAAGAGGTACGCAGCTATATCGAAAATAATCCGGAGGATACCGAAGCCAAAACAAGCCTCAACGTTCTGGAAGAGGCCCGACCAAGGCGGATCGAATTTGAAGAACTGGATTTTAACCTTGGCGAACGCTGGATACCCACAGGTATTTATGCCCGTTTTGCTTCCCACCTGTTCGATGCAGATGTTAACGTTTATTACTCGGAAAGCTCCGACGATTTTTCCGTAAAGTGTCACCAGGGCAATATGCACATTTGGGAAAAATATGCCGTTAAGTCCGAAAGCCGGACGTTTGACGGGATAGCCCTGCTCAAACATGCTTTGGTCAATACCACGCCAGACATTACCAAGAAAATGAGGGTTGGCGATCAGGAAGTAAAAGTGAGAGATATGGAAGCCATACAAATGGCTAACACGAAGATAGACGAAATACGCACCGCCTTTACCGATTGGCTACATGCGCAAAACGACCAATTTAAAAACAGGCTGACCGATCAATACAACGACACGTTCAACTGCTTCGTTCGGCCGAACTACGATGGCAACCATCAGGACTTTCCAGGCTTAGATCGTAAGGCTTTGGGTATTGAAGACCTGTATTCAAGCCAAAAGGATACGGTTTGGATGATAAAGCTGAACAACGGTGCTATCTGCGACCACGAAGTAGGTGCAGGCAAGACATTGGTGATGTGCACTGCCGCACAGGAAATGAAACGTTTGGGACTTGCCCACAAGCCAATGATTATTGGACTGAAAAGCAACGTTCACGAAATTGCCGAAGCCTATCGTACCGCTTATCCACACGCCAAGATCCTGTTTCCGGGCAAAGAAGATTTTACGCCCCAAAAGCGCCTGAGGATTTTTGGGGACATTAAAAACAATGATTGGGACTGTGTGATATTGACACACGACCAATTCGGGATGATACCGCAATCGCCCGAAATACAAAAGGAAATCCTTGAAATAGAGCTGGACAGCGTAGAGCGCAATTTAGATGCCTTGCAATCCCAAGGAAAGGAAGTGACCAGGGGAATGCTAGCAGGCGTAATCAAACGGAAAGAAAACCTGGAGGTGAAACTTAAAACCCTTGAACACGATATTGAAAACCGAAAAGATGACGTCGTAGATTTTAAAATGATGGGTATAGACCACTTGTTTGTGGATGAGAGCCACCAATTTAAAAACCTGATGTTCAATACCCGTCACACACGGGTAGCAGGATTGGGCAACATAGACGGCAGTCTAAAAGCCATGAACCTGCTCTTCGCCATCCGTACCATTCAGGACCGTACCAATGCGGACATGGGCGCAACCTTTCTTTCGGGTACTACCATTAGCAACTCCCTGACCGAACTATACTTGCTGTTCAAATACCTGCGGCCAAGGGCAATGGAAAAACAGGGTATCCATTCTTTTGATGCATGGGCGGCTATCTATGCTCGGAAAACTACCGATTATGAGTTTTCGGTGGCTAATAACATTGTGGCGAAAGAGCGTTTTCGCTATTTTATCAAAGTGCCGGAATTAGCCCAATTCTACTCAGAAATCACGGACTACCGCACAGCAAAAGATATTGGCATCGATCGCCCGGTTAAGAACGAAGTGCTGTATAACATACCGCCTACACCAGATCAGGAAGTCTTTATCAAAAAACTGATGGACTTTGCTAAAACAGGTAATGCGGAACTTCTTGGGAGAGCACCTCTATCACAAAGCGAAGAAAAAGCAAAGATGCTTATAGCTACGGATTATGCCCGCAAGATGTCGCTCGATATGCGGATGGTAAGCGGTAGGTATGACGACCATCCCGATAATAAGGCATCGCACTGTGCGGCAAACATCGCTAAATATTATAACCAGTATAATACCCAAAAAGGAACACAGTTCGTTTTCTCTGATCTCGGTACTTACAAGCCTGGCGAATGGAACGTGTATTCGGAAATCAAACGCAAGCTGGTAGAGGATCATGGCATACCTGCACATGAAGTCCGGTTTATACAGGAAGCTAAAAGTGATAAGCAGCGCAAAGAACTGATTAAAGGAATGAATGAGGGAAAGATCCGTGTGTTGTTCGGTTCTACAAGTATGTTGGGTACGGGCGTTAATGCCCAGAAAAGAGCCGTTGCCATACATCATCTCGATACACCGTGGCGACCGAGCGATCTTGCACAACGTGATGGGCGAGCCATCCGTAAAGGCAATGAAATAGCTAAATTCTTTGCCGATAACCAGGTAGATGTGATTATCTACGCTGTCGAAAAGTCTTTGGATAGCTACAAATTCAACCTGCTGTACAACAAGCAGCTTTTTATCGATCAGTTAAAGACCAACAATCTCGGCAAGCGAACTATTGATGAAGGCAGTATGGACGAAAAATCAGGAATGAACTTTTCTGAATATGTGGCTATCCTGTCGGGAAATACAGACCTGCTGGATAAAGCCAAACTGGAAAAACAGATTGCCGGACTGGAAAGTGAAAAACAGGCATTTAACCGTTCCAAATTCAGTGCGAAATATAAACTGCAGGACTATACGGAAATGCTGGAAAGTACGCAATCCCGACTGCATCGAATGAGCCTTGATTGGGATAATTTACAAGGGCGCTTACAAAAACGTGAGGATGGCACTGTTGCAAACCCTGTTTTACTGGAAGGACTACCGCCGAATGCCGATATGAAGCAAATCGGCACCAAGCTTAATCAACTTGCAGACAATGCCCGCACCGGAGGGCAGTATGAAGAAATCGGTACGTTGTACGGATTTACACTATTGGTCAAAACTGAAATGTCTGAAAAGGAGGGCGTGGACATTCGGGTAAACCGATTTTTGGTACAGGGCGAGGGCAATATCAAATATACTTACAACAACGGCATAATGGCCAAAGAACCGGAAACTGCATCCATGAATTTTTTAAGGGCACTGGAAAAACTACCAGGCTATGTAAAGCAGGAACAGGAGAAAATTGCCGAAATAAAAAAGGATTTGCCTATTCTTCAGGAAGTAGTAGATGGTACATGGTCCAAGGAAAACAGATTAGGCGAACTTAAAACGGAACTGGCTGCTGTGGAAAGAAAAATCCAGCTATCTATCATGCCTGAGCCTAAGGAAGAACCCGTGGAAGCGCAAGAGGAAAAGCAAAAGGAAGCTTCATCTGTTTCAGAGGATATTTTAAGAACAAAAGGTGTCCATTTGCCAAAAGGTGTACTATAA
- a CDS encoding DUF1896 domain-containing protein: protein MDTQQKDLSYFRIRLKELLNSSFPEKANDEKFITQRSSWAANAYDGAFRSGNAIAQCDEIANYILFEGLYFSKFDTVFQIVCNEFDTIMADEELRPFALKMLPVCEAVFARYELTDDFAYGPEYELLYTEITGTIAIWIEENGLQ, encoded by the coding sequence ATGGATACACAGCAAAAAGACCTTTCTTATTTCAGGATACGACTGAAGGAATTACTAAACAGTAGCTTTCCCGAAAAGGCAAACGATGAAAAGTTTATAACGCAACGATCATCGTGGGCTGCCAACGCGTATGACGGAGCTTTCCGTTCGGGAAACGCTATAGCGCAATGCGATGAAATTGCCAATTATATCCTTTTTGAAGGCTTATACTTCTCCAAATTCGATACGGTTTTTCAGATCGTATGCAATGAATTTGATACCATCATGGCCGATGAAGAGCTGCGGCCCTTCGCCCTGAAAATGCTTCCTGTTTGCGAGGCTGTTTTTGCAAGATATGAGCTAACCGATGATTTCGCTTATGGCCCGGAGTACGAGCTGCTCTATACCGAAATAACAGGGACCATCGCAATATGGATAGAGGAAAATGGGCTTCAGTAA
- a CDS encoding DUF262 domain-containing protein: MNELEPLKSIFKDRLFKIPDYQRGYAWTTRQLKDFWEDLVNLPADRFHYTGLLSLKKVDKNTWSNWNDERWLIEDRAFKPFHIVDGQQRLTTFVIFIQAISEQLRLVPENKDKKDEDIYLGSFSLKAIKEEYLVIERPPQLIITTYKFGYEVDNPSFKFLRHRIFLEPNSGTIQETFYTLNLENAKRFFKENLQNFLDKYGLSEIEILFKKVTQNLMFNVYEISDDFDVFVAFETMNNRGKKLSNLELLKNRLIYLTTLYDEKELKNDERISLREKINDAWKEVYYQLGRNKQNPLNDDDFLVAHWIMYFQYTREKGDDYIRFLLEQKFTPQSIYAKTEVKVSSLQDFEEVREDEDNDQEEVETNGEEETTVLRSQLSPKEIEDYVNSLKAAAVHWYNTHNPVNNPDLTAQESLWIDRLNRIGIIYFRPLVTVAFLNKDVNSDKRVQLFKAIERFIFITFRLSRAFSTYRNSEFYRAARQLRNSELTIEQIIQRLNDRMNYCFYTPENSSETYFDYTYFQKFIDKKFKSGGGFYYWNGLRYFLYEYEMEKVRRRGSQKIDWKLFVRSEKDKVSIEHIYPQTPTHTGWKSNFKGYKKSQLPFFQGTLGNLLPLSQSINSSLQNDCFDDKKSAKYNEKKEKIRQGYADGSHSEIEVSGYAVWNADAILDRGNKLLEFMEERWDLQFENEAAKAELLFLEFMLEEEEEEIHTTEE; this comes from the coding sequence ATGAATGAATTAGAACCTCTGAAGAGCATTTTTAAAGACAGATTATTTAAAATTCCCGATTACCAGCGTGGGTACGCCTGGACTACACGCCAACTCAAAGATTTTTGGGAGGATTTGGTCAATCTCCCAGCCGATAGGTTTCACTACACAGGACTACTCTCATTAAAAAAAGTGGACAAGAATACCTGGTCTAACTGGAATGATGAACGGTGGCTCATTGAAGACAGAGCCTTCAAGCCTTTTCATATTGTTGATGGACAACAAAGACTAACTACGTTTGTCATATTTATTCAGGCTATTTCGGAACAATTGAGACTTGTTCCGGAAAATAAGGATAAGAAAGATGAAGATATTTATCTGGGCTCTTTTAGCCTGAAGGCGATTAAGGAAGAGTATTTGGTCATAGAAAGACCGCCGCAGTTGATCATTACAACCTACAAGTTTGGTTATGAGGTTGATAACCCAAGCTTCAAATTTCTAAGGCACAGGATTTTTCTGGAACCCAATAGTGGAACAATCCAAGAAACCTTCTATACGCTCAACCTTGAAAATGCGAAACGCTTTTTCAAAGAAAATCTGCAAAATTTCCTTGACAAATACGGGTTAAGTGAAATCGAGATCTTATTCAAGAAAGTCACGCAGAACCTGATGTTCAACGTCTATGAAATAAGTGATGACTTTGATGTATTCGTTGCATTTGAGACCATGAATAACCGCGGGAAAAAACTATCAAATTTAGAGCTTCTTAAAAATCGCCTAATCTATTTAACGACCTTATACGATGAGAAGGAACTTAAAAATGATGAGCGGATTTCTTTGCGTGAGAAAATTAATGATGCCTGGAAGGAAGTCTATTATCAACTGGGACGGAATAAACAAAATCCACTCAACGATGATGATTTTTTAGTTGCCCATTGGATAATGTATTTTCAATACACAAGAGAAAAAGGCGATGATTATATCAGGTTTTTGTTGGAGCAGAAATTTACACCGCAAAGTATTTATGCAAAAACAGAAGTGAAGGTTAGTTCTTTACAGGATTTTGAAGAAGTCAGGGAAGATGAAGATAACGATCAGGAAGAAGTTGAGACAAATGGAGAAGAAGAAACAACAGTATTGCGTTCGCAACTCTCTCCTAAAGAAATTGAAGACTATGTAAACAGTTTAAAAGCTGCTGCCGTTCACTGGTACAACACCCATAATCCGGTCAACAATCCAGACTTGACTGCACAGGAAAGCTTGTGGATAGACCGATTGAACAGAATAGGCATTATCTATTTCCGCCCGCTTGTAACGGTGGCTTTCTTGAACAAGGATGTTAATTCGGATAAGCGAGTTCAATTATTTAAAGCAATCGAGCGCTTTATATTTATCACATTCCGGCTTAGCCGGGCTTTCTCTACGTATAGAAACAGTGAGTTTTATCGGGCGGCCAGACAATTGCGAAATAGCGAATTGACAATTGAGCAAATTATCCAGCGTTTGAATGATAGAATGAATTACTGTTTTTATACGCCAGAAAATTCCAGTGAAACTTATTTCGACTATACTTACTTCCAAAAATTCATCGACAAGAAATTTAAAAGCGGCGGTGGCTTTTATTATTGGAATGGACTTCGCTACTTCTTGTATGAATATGAAATGGAAAAGGTAAGACGAAGAGGAAGTCAAAAAATAGATTGGAAGCTTTTTGTAAGGAGCGAAAAAGACAAAGTTTCCATTGAGCACATTTATCCTCAAACGCCAACACATACGGGTTGGAAATCCAATTTTAAGGGCTATAAAAAATCACAGCTACCCTTTTTTCAAGGAACATTAGGAAATCTCTTGCCACTCTCACAGAGTATTAATTCTAGTTTGCAAAATGATTGCTTTGATGACAAGAAAAGCGCTAAGTATAACGAGAAGAAAGAGAAAATAAGACAAGGTTATGCTGATGGTTCACATTCTGAAATTGAAGTTTCAGGCTATGCTGTTTGGAATGCTGATGCTATCCTTGATAGAGGCAACAAACTGCTGGAATTTATGGAAGAACGTTGGGATCTGCAATTTGAAAATGAAGCTGCAAAGGCTGAACTACTGTTCCTTGAATTTATGCTCGAAGAGGAAGAAGAGGAAATACATACGACTGAAGAATAA
- a CDS encoding Swt1 family HEPN domain-containing protein: MNYTENIERLKILLTGASTDVTITSENEAEYKRLKNELKQSAKFKANEPKEFKICVTLQEFRREMQAKGGYAERRKYINQLFYPLISDENSLLDSIEEIQQNINFGHLNLLPQDIQQKGREMSEVYLYLYCIENSLRIFIEEIMKTEAVTIPRKVQDTVDKLKKSEQESKYLPIRGNSDLFYCDFIELGKIIVGNWTIFGKYFPKQNEHWLNVMVDELYKIRCLVAHNSYVGKDERDALKVYYKSITAQLRL, from the coding sequence ATGAATTATACAGAAAACATTGAACGTTTAAAAATACTGCTTACAGGAGCCTCCACAGATGTTACGATAACCAGTGAAAATGAAGCAGAATATAAAAGGCTAAAAAACGAACTGAAACAATCTGCTAAGTTTAAGGCCAACGAGCCAAAAGAATTTAAAATATGTGTTACTCTCCAGGAATTTAGGAGAGAGATGCAGGCCAAAGGAGGCTATGCCGAAAGGAGAAAATATATCAATCAACTCTTCTACCCGCTGATCTCTGATGAGAATTCCCTGTTGGACAGTATAGAGGAAATACAGCAAAATATAAACTTTGGTCATCTGAACCTTTTGCCCCAAGATATACAACAAAAAGGACGGGAAATGTCGGAAGTTTACCTTTATCTGTATTGTATTGAAAATTCGCTGCGAATATTTATCGAGGAAATAATGAAGACGGAAGCGGTAACCATACCGAGAAAGGTGCAGGATACTGTAGACAAATTGAAGAAAAGTGAGCAGGAAAGTAAATATTTGCCCATACGTGGAAACAGTGATCTCTTTTACTGCGATTTTATAGAGTTGGGAAAAATAATTGTTGGGAATTGGACAATTTTCGGAAAGTATTTCCCGAAACAGAATGAACACTGGTTGAATGTCATGGTGGATGAACTGTACAAGATACGATGTTTAGTTGCTCATAATAGTTATGTTGGCAAAGATGAGCGTGATGCGCTGAAAGTTTATTATAAGAGCATTACCGCACAATTGCGATTATAA
- a CDS encoding helix-turn-helix domain-containing protein: MAAPFLLKLRLALGIEPEEVAEILHISVKEYLALENDPKEHFYEDQAKTLMNWMTPKMNGNFDQFVQLLNQN, translated from the coding sequence ATGGCAGCACCCTTTTTATTGAAATTACGCTTAGCATTAGGTATAGAACCAGAAGAAGTTGCTGAGATATTGCATATCAGCGTTAAGGAGTATTTGGCATTGGAAAATGATCCCAAGGAACATTTTTACGAAGATCAGGCTAAAACGCTCATGAATTGGATGACGCCGAAGATGAATGGTAATTTTGATCAGTTCGTTCAGTTGCTCAATCAAAATTAG
- a CDS encoding helix-turn-helix domain-containing protein: protein MKIGDNIREIREKEKKLSKENVAKALGITPKAYSNIENNIADVSVSRLYELADIFGVAPEYILNYQEKSSFTNHFNNYEGNQGVNIMYQGCSNDQIKNIEEQIRKSKQEASRLQAKTRNN from the coding sequence ATGAAAATCGGAGATAATATTCGTGAAATACGAGAAAAGGAAAAAAAGCTATCTAAAGAAAATGTAGCAAAAGCGTTAGGCATCACTCCCAAAGCGTATAGCAATATAGAGAACAATATTGCAGACGTTAGCGTTTCAAGACTATACGAATTGGCTGATATTTTTGGTGTTGCTCCGGAGTACATTCTCAATTATCAGGAGAAATCCTCCTTTACTAATCATTTCAACAATTACGAGGGTAATCAGGGCGTAAATATTATGTATCAGGGATGCTCAAATGACCAAATTAAGAATATAGAGGAACAAATTAGAAAGAGCAAACAGGAAGCCAGTCGTCTGCAGGCAAAGACAAGGAATAACTAA
- a CDS encoding helix-turn-helix domain-containing protein, translating to MRVGDNIREIREVEKNFKRSHVAERLEISTRAYANIENNVTDISVDRLEQIAEIFGCSPEYILHYKSSKKEFFNYFHNNNGNKGVNIMYQGGEPNLANQEYLRTKEELRNKEKLYKLQQELLESERKRISLLEALLKNNSIDF from the coding sequence ATGAGAGTTGGAGATAACATAAGGGAAATACGGGAAGTTGAAAAAAACTTTAAGAGAAGCCATGTTGCTGAAAGGCTGGAAATTTCTACCCGTGCTTATGCGAACATAGAAAATAATGTTACGGATATTTCTGTGGATAGATTAGAGCAAATTGCAGAAATTTTTGGATGTAGCCCTGAGTATATCCTCCATTACAAAAGTTCAAAAAAGGAGTTCTTCAATTATTTTCATAATAACAATGGAAACAAAGGTGTAAATATCATGTATCAGGGCGGAGAACCAAATCTCGCTAATCAAGAATATCTAAGAACTAAAGAAGAACTTAGAAATAAGGAGAAGTTATACAAATTGCAGCAAGAGTTATTGGAAAGTGAACGTAAAAGAATTTCATTATTAGAGGCTTTGCTCAAAAATAATAGTATTGATTTTTAA
- a CDS encoding helix-turn-helix domain-containing protein has protein sequence MKIGSNIGQIRTAQKIEKSFIAQELNISVEEYEAIESDERDITLSMLDAIARLLSLDVADLITLNKPVTGIRNFFFNHNGNSGINIHVQGIDQEKIRMAYKELYQEELNRIPRLEKLLRDNNIEFNF, from the coding sequence ATGAAAATTGGAAGTAACATCGGTCAGATAAGAACTGCTCAAAAGATTGAAAAAAGTTTTATTGCGCAAGAGCTTAATATCAGTGTGGAAGAATATGAAGCAATTGAAAGTGATGAGCGAGACATAACGCTTTCTATGCTTGACGCAATTGCACGCTTATTATCCCTCGATGTTGCCGATTTGATTACGCTCAATAAACCCGTTACAGGAATTAGGAATTTCTTTTTTAATCATAATGGAAATTCCGGTATCAATATTCATGTACAGGGAATTGACCAAGAAAAAATCCGGATGGCGTACAAAGAACTTTACCAAGAGGAATTGAACAGAATACCAAGATTGGAAAAACTTTTAAGGGATAATAATATCGAATTTAATTTTTGA